DNA from Pirellulaceae bacterium:
TCATCCGCTCGCCTTCTTCGAGGATTTCACCTACGCTGGCCAGAAACCGAACGCCGCCTTCTTCAGGTAGGGGGATCGGTGGTAGTCTGGTGCTCGTATCTTCAGAGAGTTGCCCTAGGGCGTTCAATGCAGCCTGTTGCCGCTGACCATCGTCCCTGTGCCAGGCGATCGACTTGCGAGCTAAAGATACCAGGCCACCGCAATGCTGATCTGGATAGTCACACAGGAATTGGACGAACGTAGCAATCGCGTCATTGCGGCGGTGACTCAGTGGCATCGCTAATTCAGCCGCTACCAAGTCCATGGCCTCACGTATTTCAGAACGTCTTGCGTAGTGAAAGGTGCGCAGGTGCGATGCTCCTTCGTCAATCAGTCGCTCCCTTTGGATCATCACCGCTCGCAGCAATGTAGCTAATTCCAGTCGGTCGGTCATCGGACGCACCAGATGCACGATGGGAAGTACCGTATGTGGCCAGATGGAGATGCCACCGGGCAATTGCATGAGCGTGCGGCGCAAACTACCATAAGCCACTTCGGTAGATGAGTAGAGTCGTTGCCAGTCCGCGGCCATCTGCTGCACGGCAAACTCTGGACGGACACTGTAGCGATACTCAATGTCCAGCGGCATGATCGCCAGGCCGCCTGGCTGCGGGAGGGCGGCTTCATGCTGCCGAGCACGTCGCCACTGGCACAACGTGTCGCCGATATTCACGGCGATTGCTGCCGCACGATAGCGTAGAATGTCCGAGACCAAATACGGATGCTGATACAGTTCGGGAACGTGCAACAGCGGAGTGGATAAACAAGGAGCCGCCGCGTAGACCGCCTTCTGCACCCGCCAGACGAGTGGATCAATTTTGGCCACCAGACGCTGCCACTGCCGGTGAATCCGCTTACCCAGCGCGCGTGCGGTCTTTTTTTTGGCCCAAATACGAACGCCGCGAAATGGTATCCCTGGCTTGGGTGGTGACCAATTAGACATGCTGGCGTCCGCAACGGTTTCAACCAAACGCGGGTATTGCACTAGGTTCAATTTCAACTCCGGCTCGACTTCCTGAAGCTCCGGAAACAACATCAGCTGGCGCGGTTCGCGCGGTGCTGCTTCGAGGGAGTCGATTCGAAAGCCGGTAGGGAATAGCGTGACTCTGACGGGTACGCGGTCTGGTGCTTCTACCTTAAAGCCGTCAGGATACTGCGTGAATCGGTATTTACTCTTTACGGTCATCGAGCGATTCCTTTCGACGCTAACGATTCTTATCAGTGGACAGATGGGAAAATGCAACGGACAAGATCGCGTAAGATCACGCCAAGCATAAACAACGTCGTGTGGTCGCCTACTCGATACAATCTATTCTGTATACATGCCGGACGAATTGACAAGAGTCATTAGATCAACTGCCCGCTCGCGCAGGGCGTGATGTTCGCGCGATTAGAACCTCCACAGGCTGGGCACATGCTGCCTCGGCGCGCTTCATCCACTTATTCGACTGGTTGCGAGTTGTTTCAGCCGTGGGGGTTCAGCGACCCCAGTATAGGTTCGGGTACACGATGTCGGGGTAGGGAACTTTGGAGTGCCGCAACCAGTGATTACAAATGCAGTAGGTCGTTTTTTGGGTCTAGAATTCGGTACCAGAATAGATGTACATGGATGTTAAATCGTGTACAATTCAATCGATCTTTGGCAAAGCTGAAGGTGCCTGTTTCGATTTCTTAACAGCTGGCTTCGTAATCACTTACGTAGAATCAATCGAGATCCTGCGACGGGGCTTGTCATGGCCTCCGCAGCCTGAGGTTGTGGGTTCGAATCCCGCCGGGCGTATTCGGCGCCAGCAGTAGGCGATACGCGCAGACAAAAGTTGCCGAAGCCTGTTGATAGTAGGCAGCGTCGCCAGACGATGGTTGCACATGGCGCATTAGAATTCAACGGTGATTCACTTTGGGGGGAGTTAGCAGATGATTGACACTGGCGATACCGCTTGGATTCTAATTTCGACGGCGCTGGTCTTGTTCATGACGATACCGGGGCTGGCATTATTCTACGGCGGGCTAGTGCGTTCGCGCAATGTGCTTTCCATCCTCATGCAATGCTTGGTGCTGACCGCACTTATTTCAGTGATTTGGGTTGCCGTTGGCTATACATTGGCGTTTGACACGTCAGGTATGGAAGAAGGAGTTGTCAATCGCGGGAGTTTCATTGGTGGACTATCTCGATTGGGTCTGGCGGGCATCGCTCCGGCAGATCCGCACGGCACGATACCTGAAGCGTTGTTCGTTGCCTTTCAGATGACGTTCGCGGTCATTACGCCCGCACTCATCATCGGAGCATTTGCTGAACGCATGCGGTTTATTGCCGTGCTGTTATTTTCGGCAATCTGGCTGTTAGTGGTCTATGTGCCGGTGTGCCACATGACGTGGGCGGGACCCGGTGGACTGTTGAGCAATTGGAAGGTCTTAGATTTTGCAGGCGGCATCGTGGTGCACATCACTGCCGGTTTCAGTGCGCTGGTCGCCTGCATTATTATTGGGCCTCGAATCGGTTATCCCAACAGCTTGGAGCCGCCCCACAATATGACCATGACCGTCACCGGTACCGCCATGTTGTGGGTTGGTTGGTTTGGCTTCAATGCTGGGAGTGCTCTCGGAGCCAATCAGCAGGCTGCCATGGCGCTGTTGGTGACGCATATTTCCGCATCGGTGGCCACGTTGGTGTGGATGGCCATCGAATGGATCAAGCTCGGCAAGCCCGGTGTGCTCGGTGCTGCGACCGGCTCCATCGCCGGTTTGGCTGCCATCACTCCAGCGGCGGGATTCGTGGGACCGCTGGGAGCCATGGCCATCGGCGGCATTTCGGCGGTCTTGTGCTATCTGTTTTCCACTACGATCAAGCGGCGATTTCGATACGACGATACGCTGGATGTCTTTGGTGTGCATGGCGTCGGTGGATTTGTGGGCACGGTGTTGGCCGGCCTGTTTTGCGCTTCGTGGTTGGATGGAACTAATCCCAACCCTGAGATCTCTGTCGGCAGCCAAGTCCTTCGTCAACTGGTGGCTGCCTGCGGAGTCGCCGTGTATTCGGTGTTCGCCAGCATTATCATCCTGAAGCTCATTGATGCCCTCGTCGGTATCCGCGTGGGCGCACAGTCCGAATACGAAGGCCTTGATATCCGTGAACACGAAGAACGCGGCTATCGACTATAGCATTCTTTCAACCCGCATTGAATGGTCATCATCCGACGGATTACGCAGCCTCGTGTAGGCCATCGGTCGTTGCGCGATCGGCAAGGCATTGATTGGAAGTCTGGCCGGGCGCACGTACTAGCGCATGAGATTGCAAAGTGACTCATCGAGCCTCGGTAGTAGCTCGCGGCCCGATTGACGGATTGCGTGTTTGAAGTCGATCAAGTGTTGCTGCATCTTTTGGACTATCTCAGCACACCGCTGACTGATGTCGTTTGCGTCCCAGCGATCATCCGGTTTAACGTACAGTTGCACAATCTCTCCACGTATGGTCAGGCTCCACGCCGGTGTTCGCACCCAAGATTGATCGGTAGATTGTAGGACGGCCAGTTGTTGAGTGGGCGACCAGGCAGCAGGAAGTTGATCGTCGGGTGGACTCAGCTGATTGATGCCCCACACCGGATCGCTCCATTGAATACCGCATAGAGTTGCTAACGTAACGCCCACATCTGGCAATTGACAAAGCTCGCTGCGCCGCCAGCCAATAGGCAGTGGAGGTTGAGGTGTGAAGATAGCAACAACGTGGAGTTCCTCGCTAAAGCATTGCATTGGCCGCCAGCCGACCCAGCCGTGTTGGCCCAGCGGCACTCCTGGAAAGCCGATCAAACACCAGGACCATGGTTCCGGTAATTCGTCGATCCATTGCATGAACAGACCGATGGCTTGATCGACGACGGCGACTTGCGCTGCAGCCACCTGCCCCCAACCCGTTATCAGGTCGGGATCGGTGTCTTCTTCGACTTCAAAGTCAGGCGGTCCGATCTCGGTCGGTGGATCGGGATCGTCGGCATCCTTGGCCGCTTGTCTTAGTTCCAGCGGTGCGTCCCACGGCAGTCGAAAGGCGCATGAATGTATCCAGCAAAGGACAGTGCCCTCTCCCAGTTGCTCACTCAATTTGCCCAGCGTGGCTGCCGCCTCGGAGAATAAGGACATAATCCAGCAGTCACTGACGTCGCTGGCAGGTTGTTCAATCGCCGGCGGCTCGCACAGGACAATCTGCGCGCAACCCATGCGGCGCGCCAACTGGGCGGTCTGGTGACAGTCGGTGATGATGCAGCCGTGAATACCAGCCTGCGGCAATAGCTGCCAGAGAGTTGTTGCATCCTCTCGAGCGTCCTCCAACGCATGACGAGCGCTCCATAAGCTGATCAGCATGTCGCGCATCGTCAACGAATCAACGAAGCACTGGTCTAACACAATACCGTGTGCGGCCAGCGTATCGATCGCTGGCGTCGCAGCGATACTTGAACCGTATGCTCCGACCAGTGAGCTGGCTAGACCTTCGATGGAAATGACAAGTAGATTTTCAGACAATTCTGGCTGTGCCTCATTCATGAAGTGAAATCGGGGGAAAACGATCGTTGCCCGCATGTAGGGTGTTCGCAACCTCATCTACCGTTGTGCAAACTTCACATCTGCAATCGATACTTCCGCTACTGATACAGCGTCGTGCGGGTGACACGCCCCATGTGATGCACACGGAGTAAAACATAAATTCGTTACTTTCGGCAATTCAGACATCTCAAGTAGCCTGGAGCAGCCCCGCTTCTGATGGCTGGGATTATAGCCGTGGCCTACGCTTTCGTGGACGTCTTTTGAGTTGCAATCAAATCAGATCGATCATGAACAAAGTTTCTACAGCTAACTTCCAAGGCGATTCCGCTTCGAATCCGGTCGTTTTTCCCCTGCCAGTTCACGTGCAGGCGGATGCTGCACAGGACAATTTGCCTCAAGAGTCGGAATGCGAATGGGAGATAACTTCGTTCGTATCCGGAGCGTCCGCTCAGGTTCAACGCCCAACGACAGCCGACAAGGCAGCTCCATCAGAGCAGGCATCGGTTCCGTCTGGTGCACCGGCTGGTGCGCGTGGCGGTCAAACTCTTGTGACCTGGCTACAGCCACGTGCCGTGTCTCGACCGGCGCCAGCAGGCGCGGATCAATCGGCTTCCATACAAG
Protein-coding regions in this window:
- a CDS encoding PcfJ domain-containing protein, whose translation is MTVKSKYRFTQYPDGFKVEAPDRVPVRVTLFPTGFRIDSLEAAPREPRQLMLFPELQEVEPELKLNLVQYPRLVETVADASMSNWSPPKPGIPFRGVRIWAKKKTARALGKRIHRQWQRLVAKIDPLVWRVQKAVYAAAPCLSTPLLHVPELYQHPYLVSDILRYRAAAIAVNIGDTLCQWRRARQHEAALPQPGGLAIMPLDIEYRYSVRPEFAVQQMAADWQRLYSSTEVAYGSLRRTLMQLPGGISIWPHTVLPIVHLVRPMTDRLELATLLRAVMIQRERLIDEGASHLRTFHYARRSEIREAMDLVAAELAMPLSHRRNDAIATFVQFLCDYPDQHCGGLVSLARKSIAWHRDDGQRQQAALNALGQLSEDTSTRLPPIPLPEEGGVRFLASVGEILEEGERMKHCIGSYTEPAVHGRCYLFHVDYGGTSATVEVGPNGRVRQSFGPRNSQNEATSYGRQVLSRWATGLLISS
- a CDS encoding ammonium transporter; the protein is MIDTGDTAWILISTALVLFMTIPGLALFYGGLVRSRNVLSILMQCLVLTALISVIWVAVGYTLAFDTSGMEEGVVNRGSFIGGLSRLGLAGIAPADPHGTIPEALFVAFQMTFAVITPALIIGAFAERMRFIAVLLFSAIWLLVVYVPVCHMTWAGPGGLLSNWKVLDFAGGIVVHITAGFSALVACIIIGPRIGYPNSLEPPHNMTMTVTGTAMLWVGWFGFNAGSALGANQQAAMALLVTHISASVATLVWMAIEWIKLGKPGVLGAATGSIAGLAAITPAAGFVGPLGAMAIGGISAVLCYLFSTTIKRRFRYDDTLDVFGVHGVGGFVGTVLAGLFCASWLDGTNPNPEISVGSQVLRQLVAACGVAVYSVFASIIILKLIDALVGIRVGAQSEYEGLDIREHEERGYRL